Within Candidatus Binataceae bacterium, the genomic segment GGCCGGGCGCTTGAACTGGCAGCCGGTGGGTGGGCAGGTGAGGTCGGATCACGAGCTGAGCTGGGAGCTGCGCGGTCCCCGCGGTCCGGTACGCGCTATCGCCCATCGCTTGGCGGCGGCCGATGAATGGCAATTGCGCCGGGTTACGGTTCGATGGAAGACTGGGGCGAGCAGCTTGGCGGCGAGCTTTGCACGCGACGCGCAGCGGTTGGTGGCCACTTATGCGCAGGCCATTGCCCAGCCGCGTTCGATCGCGGCGCCGCTGCCCTCACGGGCGGCGTTGTTGGCCCGCCAACTGCCCGATCTGACCCGCGACGAAGTTTTCGTCACGACCTTGGGGTTGGCGCGCCAGATGGCGCTGGCGGTCTATGCCGGGGGTAAAGATAAGAGGCCCATTTGGGTAACAGGCTTGAAGGGAGACAATCGATGACGCCACGCGTACGCGAGATACTGGGCTGGTACAGCGGTCACAACCCTGGGGTGCTGACCAATCTGGCGCGCCTGCTAAACCATGGCCGTCTGGGCGGCAGCGGGCGGCTGGTGATCCTGCCCGTCGATCAGGGTTTCGAGCATGGACCGGCGCGCAGCTTTGCGCCCAATCCTCCAGGCTACGATCCGCTCTATCACTTTGAGCTGGCGATCGAGCTGGGACTGAGCGCCTATGCAGCCCCGCTGGGCTTTTTGGAGGCCGGCGCTGCGCGCTTCGCGGGCGAGATTCCTCTCATTCTCAAGTGCAACAGCCACGACGTCCTGCTAGCCGAAAAGGATCCGTTGCCAGCGATGACCGCGGGAGTGGAAGACGCGCTGCGGCTGGGCTGCGTGGGGGTGGGCTTCACCATCTACCCCGGCTCCGCCCATCGCGTGTCGATGTACGAACAATGCCGGGAGTTGACCGAGCTGGCCAAGGAAGCAGGATTGATCTCGGTGGTTTGGTCCTATCCGCGCGGCTCGGATCTGAGCAAAGAGGGCGAGACCGCGGTGGATGTGTGCGCCTACGCGGCCCAAATCGCCGCTCAGCTCGGCGCCCACGTGATTAAGGTCAAGCTGCCCACCGCCCATATCGAAGAAGAGCCCGCGCGCAAGGTTTACGAACAGTATCGGGTGCCGATCTCGACCCTAGCCGAGCGCGTGCGCCACGTCGTCCAGAGCGCCTTCAACGGCCATCGGATCGTGATTTTCTCCGGCGGCGAGACCAAGGGACGCAACGAGGACATCCTGGAGGAGATCCGCGCGATTCGTGCCGGCGGCGGCTTTGGCTCGATCATCGGACGCAATTCCTTTCAGCGCCAGCGTGCCGATGCGATCCGTTTGCTCACTGATGTGATGAACATATATGCCGACAAATAGTCTGATGATGCCAGCGCCGGTTGGTTGCCGAGAATGTCCAACCAAGGCGTCATCCCTCCTATTCCACTCCTAGGCAGGTGGGAGAAGATTGAGGAAGGGCGCCATTTTACGCAAGTGCGGCCTGCGAAAATACCAGCGCTTAGATTCACGTGTGGGGATTCAGTGGCAGGTGAACTTCAGTTTCTTGGGATGCGTGATACCGTGCTCGGCGCCTTGCGCTCGCGGTCCGCGAGAAGAGGGGTCCTGGGCGCGAAAGCGTTTGTGCGCTCGCGGGGCACCCAATTGGATAAGTTGTTGGCGGGGTAGTGCGCTAGCGAAGCGAGCCGCATGATTCTGGCGGGTGATATCGGCGGGACCAAAACCATCCTGGCCCTT encodes:
- a CDS encoding class I fructose-bisphosphate aldolase, translating into MTPRVREILGWYSGHNPGVLTNLARLLNHGRLGGSGRLVILPVDQGFEHGPARSFAPNPPGYDPLYHFELAIELGLSAYAAPLGFLEAGAARFAGEIPLILKCNSHDVLLAEKDPLPAMTAGVEDALRLGCVGVGFTIYPGSAHRVSMYEQCRELTELAKEAGLISVVWSYPRGSDLSKEGETAVDVCAYAAQIAAQLGAHVIKVKLPTAHIEEEPARKVYEQYRVPISTLAERVRHVVQSAFNGHRIVIFSGGETKGRNEDILEEIRAIRAGGGFGSIIGRNSFQRQRADAIRLLTDVMNIYADK